In Pseudobacter ginsenosidimutans, the following are encoded in one genomic region:
- the porL gene encoding type IX secretion system motor protein PorL/GldL, with protein MAGVSKSTERIVNIIVCMGAAIVIFGAWQKITHQPLADFFLTAGLITEAVIFVVYAFLPPPGSEMHAIAEALPKLAGGASSGNPALDNMNKMMQDADITPASLKSLSDGFKKLGTSVSNIADVSDVVKSTNDYSAKTKEAANALGQMTTAYQGATATITTFNSAADSTKQFHEQVSVLTKNLGSLNAIYELELQDTNNHLKAMKGFYGNLAAASQTMQNSVEDAKKAHEQIAKLAGNLSSLNTVYGNMLSAMQGR; from the coding sequence CAACAGAAAGAATTGTAAACATAATCGTTTGTATGGGCGCTGCTATCGTAATCTTTGGCGCCTGGCAGAAGATTACGCACCAACCTCTGGCAGACTTCTTCCTTACAGCAGGTCTGATCACAGAAGCAGTTATTTTTGTTGTATACGCATTCTTACCTCCTCCCGGATCTGAAATGCACGCTATAGCTGAGGCTTTGCCTAAACTGGCCGGTGGCGCTTCTTCCGGTAACCCTGCTCTGGACAACATGAACAAAATGATGCAGGATGCCGACATCACCCCAGCCAGCCTGAAAAGCCTGAGCGACGGATTCAAAAAACTGGGCACATCTGTTAGCAATATTGCTGATGTATCTGATGTAGTAAAATCTACCAATGACTACTCTGCTAAAACAAAAGAAGCAGCCAATGCATTGGGACAGATGACAACTGCCTACCAGGGCGCTACTGCTACCATCACTACTTTCAATTCTGCAGCAGACAGCACTAAACAATTCCATGAGCAGGTTTCTGTATTGACCAAGAACCTCGGTTCTCTCAATGCGATCTACGAACTGGAATTACAGGACACCAACAACCACCTGAAAGCCATGAAAGGTTTTTACGGCAACCTCGCCGCTGCTTCTCAAACCATGCAGAACAGCGTTGAAGATGCGAAGAAAGCCCATGAGCAAATCGCCAAACTGGCGGGTAACCTCAGCAGCCTGAACACCGTTTACGGAAACATGCTCAGCGCTATGCAAGGTCGCTAA